One genomic window of Elaeis guineensis isolate ETL-2024a chromosome 2, EG11, whole genome shotgun sequence includes the following:
- the LOC105035086 gene encoding uncharacterized protein has product MERKKAHRAPAPVPPETGGRAKTAAVPAAVAPTRRRPVIVEEPPKPSARLAEVAGGTAAECAAVCCCCPCGLVNLLVLTVVRLPAGLCHRALKARAKRRAAKKRRKAGLLGPNPAGGGVEEEEEEEGVGLHGAVLALAMAREGWPAKPPQEEVMEMEKEMWAKFYSAGFWRSPSQREEEDERRDRNGNGISDGQSPSSFPCSDSPR; this is encoded by the coding sequence ATGGAGAGGAAAAAGGCCCACCGCGCTCCGGCCCCGGTTCCGCCGGAGACTGGGGGCCGAGCGAAGACCGCTGCCGTCCCCGCGGCGGTAGCGCCGACACGCCGGCGGCCGGTAATCGTCGAGGAGCCGCCAAAGCCATCGGCAAGGCTGGCGGAGGTTGCCGGCGGGACGGCGGCGGAGTGTGCGGCGGTGTGCTGCTGCTGCCCCTGCGGCCTGGTGAACCTCCTGGTGCTGACGGTGGTCCGGCTGCCGGCGGGGCTCTGCCATAGGGCGCTGAAGGCGCGGGCGAAGCGGCGGGCCGCGAAGAAGAGGCGCAAGGCGGGGCTGCTCGGCCCGAATCCGGCCGGCGGcggggtggaggaggaggaggaggaggagggggtggGGCTCCACGGGGCGGTGTTGGCTTTGGCGATGGCAAGGGAGGGGTGGCCGGCGAAGCCGCCACAGGAGGAAgtgatggagatggagaaggagatGTGGGCGAAGTTCTACAGCGCGGGGTTCTGGCGAAGCCCGTcccaaagagaagaggaggaCGAACGGCGAGACCGTAACGGTAACGGCATCAGTGACGGTCAATCTCCGTCTTCCTTTCCCTGCTCTGATTCTCCGCGGTAA